GACCGGGGGAACACCGTGCCGTCGAAGATCTTGCGCGCCGTGCGGACCACGGCCGTGCGGCGCGCGACGGGCAGGCCTTCGGGAGTGGCGCCGAGGCTACTTTCGATGTCTATGAATCCCGTGGGATGTTCGATGCGGATTCGGTCACTCTGTGCGGACGGCGAGGCGAGTCCCGCGCCGACCCCGCCTTCGATGCGCAGACCGGCGGCCACACTGGCCGCGCCGAGCACACCGATCGAGGTGTGGCAGCGCACGGGAATGAAGGTGCGGGTGGTGACCGCGCCCCCGTTGCGGGGCGGGGCGAGCAGGGTCAGCTTGGGCACGGTGGTGTCCGACACGTCGCCGAGGCCCATCAAGTGGCCCGCCCGGAGACGGATCTCGCGCAGCCGGTCGGCGAGTGCCAGGTCCTCCTCCAGGTCCTTGGGCGTCTCGTAGCCGGTGACCTTGAGCGAGGTGGCCGCGATCAGCACGGTCGGCATGCCGTTGTCCACGCAGGTCACCGGTACGCCGTCGAGCTCGTCGCGGACGTTGCCGGTGGGCAGCAACGCACTCGTGCCGGCCGGGAACTCGATCACCACGGGGGCGGCGGTGCCCGGCACTCCGGAGATCTCGGCGTCCCCCGTGTAGTCCACCCGGCCTCCCGGGGTGGGGAAGGTCGCGGTGGCGAGGTCGCCGGTGTTGACCATCCGGATGCGTACGGAGGTAAGCCCCTCCCCCGCCGCGACGATTCCGCGCTCGACGGCGAACGGGCCGACGCCGGCGAGGATGTTCCCGCAGTTCTGACGGTAACTCACCTCTGGTCGGTCGACGGCGACTTGGAGGAAGAGGTAGTCGACGTCGGCCCGCGGATCGGCGGAGGGCGAGACCACGGCGACCTTGCTGGTCAGCGGGTGCGCTCCGCCGAGGCCGTCGATCTGCCGCTCGTCCGGACTGCCCATGACACGCAGCAGCAGGTCGTCGCGGGCGGCCGGGTCGGCGGGCAGGTCCCCGGCGAGGAAGTAGGCGCCCTTGGAGGTGCCGCCACGCAGGAGCATGCAGCGCAGCTGCTCGGGCCCGCGGGTCACGAGCCCGCTCCCTCGCGGGTGTACTCCTCGTAGGTCCGGTACTCCACGCCCAGGCGCCCCAGGGTGTCGCGCAGTCCATAGCGGTCCAGGCCCAGTTCGCCCTGGAGGAAGGCGGCGCGGGACTTGGCCTCCTTGGCCTCGCGGGCCTCGGACGCCTCGGCCGTCCGGCGGGCGCGCTCGCGCGGGACGACGACCACGCCGTCGTCGTCGGCGAGGATCACGTCGCCGGGGCGGATCGCCTGGCCGTCGATGGCGATCGGGACGTTGACAGAGCCGCCGGTGGCCTTCACGGTGCCCTGCGAGGAGACGGCTCGCGACCACGCGGCGAAGCCCATGTCGCGCAGCTCCTGGGTGTCCCGGACACCCGCGTTCGTCACGACGCCGCGCACCCCGCGCCGCTGGAGCGCGGTGGCGAACAGTTCGCCGAACATGCCGTCGATGGACGGGGAGGTGGTGGTGACGACCAGGATGTCGCCCTCGCCGCATTGCTCGACGGCAGCGTGGATCATGAGGTTGTCGCCGGGCCAGCTGAGCACGGTGACGGCCGTACCTGCGACACGTACGCCTTGCTGGATGGGCCGAATCTCCGGGCCCAGCAGGCCCGTTCGGCCCATCGCCTCGCTGACGGTGGCCACGCCGAAGGCGGCCAGCGCCTCGACGTCGTGCGCGTCGGCCTTCGGCGGGTTGGTGACGACGATGCCGCTCACGCCAGCTCCTTCGCGATCTGCGGGTAGGGGCGCATGTACGCCTCGGCCATGGTCTTGTGGGCGAGGCCCAGGTTCGGGCCGGCGTTCCGCTTGAGCTGGACGCCGCGGCGTACGGCGAGGTCGGTGTAGTAGTCCCACAGGTGCTGCTGGGCGCCGAGGCACTCCATGGCCTTGCGCTTGGTGTCCCAGACCTCGGTGATGTCGAGGAGCACCTCGGGCTTGAAGCCGCTCATCTCCGGCTGGTGCGGCTCGAAGAAGAAGACCGGCGGGGCTCCGATGATCTCGCCCTCGCCCGGGTAGCCGATGGCCTGGGCCAGCACGCGGGCCTGCAGCGCCATGCGGTTGGCGGCCGGGTGGTCGCCGTTGTACGGGTCCTCGGCCGGGTGGGTGAGGACGACGTCGGGCTGCGTCTCGCGGTAGACCGCGACGAGTTGGCCGGTCAGCTCGGCGGTGGCGACCAACGGGTAGTCGCCGGCGTCGAAGAAGCGGACCTCGGCGCCGAGGGTGGCGGCGGCCCGCTCGGCCTCGTCCCGGCGTATCGCCTTGATCTCCTCCAGGGACTTGCCCTCGCGCCAGGCCTTGGCGGACTCCCCGCGCTCGCCGAAGGTCAGACAGGCGATGGTGACCTTTTCGCCGCGGGAGGCGGCCAGGGCGATGGCTCCCCCGGCCCGCCACACGAAGTCCCCGGCGTGCGCGGTGACGACCAGTGTGGAGCGTGGGTTGGCGGGCGCGTTGCCATGCGTCATTGGTGAACTCTCCTAGCTGGACAGGTGCGCGCCCGCCTGCGACCTGTCAGTCGCGCAGCGCTTCGATCACGCTGCCCAGGTGGGCGCGGACGGCCGCTTCGGCCGCCTGCGGGTCCCTGGCCGTGATCGCTTCGATCATGGCCAGGTGTTCACTCAGGGACTGCTGGGGACGTCCCGGTCTCAGCGCGAGCTGGAAACGGTGGCGCACCAGTTGGGCGTTGAGCCGCTCCAGCAGTTCCACGGCCACGGCCTGGCCGGAGAACTCCCGGATCCGGGCGTGCAGTTCGTGATTGAGATCGGAGTACGTCATCGGCTCGCCGTCGGCCACCGCCTTGGACATCGCCGCGCCCAGGTCGGCCAGCTCGGTGAGTTGCTCGTCACTGGCCGATACGGCCGCCTTGGCCGAGCACAGCCCTTCGAGGGCCATCCGGCACTCGGTGATGGCGACCGCCTCCTCGACGGTCACCACCCGGACCCGCGAACCGCGGTTGCGGATCCGCTCGACCAGTCCCTCCGACTCCAGCTCGATCAACGCCGCCCGGACGCTGGCCCGTGTCACACCGAACTGCTCGGCGAGTTCGTTCTCCACCAGCCGCTGCGCCGGTGCCATGTCTCCGCGCAGAATCGCCTGCCGCAGCTGCGCGAGCGCGTGCTGCTTGGCCTGCTCTCCGGTGCCTGGACGGGCTTCCTTCGGCATTGCGCCCTCCCTGAGTGAGTGCCTGTCGAACCTAAATCTAGGCCAACAGGATTGTCAACAATTTTGTTCTCCATATTGCTGATGCACTTCAGGGAAGCCGTTGCGCTGCATGACAGGAGGACCCGTGACGCTCAGGACGTCCCGGACTCGTCGAAACTGGCGAAGTAGGAGGCGGCCATGTCCTCGTCGCCGTGCCCCTGGGCGGCGGCGCGGCGGAAGCGTTCGGCTCCCGCCGCGGCCACGTCGAGGCGGACGCCGTGCCGCTCGCCCGCCTCGACGATCAGGCGGGCGTCCTTCTCGGCGGTGGCCACCGCGAAACTGGCCGGTGTGAGGCCGTCGTTGAGGATCAGGCCGGCCTTGGCGCGTAGATAGCCCATGTCGAGCGGGCCGCCGTCGATGATGTCGAAGAAGCCCTGCGGGTCCACGCCGAGGCCCTTGGCCAGCGCCAGGACTTCGGCGGTGCCGTGGGTGACGGCCAGCACCCAGCTGTTGGCCACCAGCTTGAGACGGGTGGCGCTGCCCTGGGCCCCGTCCTCGCCGGTCCATACCGTGCGGGTGCCGACGGCGTCGAAGACGGGTGTCACGGCGTCGCGGGCGCCGCCTGCCGCATCGTCTCCAGGGCGGCGGCACCGTCGTAGAGCATGGTGAGGACTACGTCCGCACCCCGCACCGCCTCGGCGGGGGTGTCCGCGACCTGGACGCCGTCGGTGGTCAGCGGTTCGGCCTTGGCTCGCGTGCGGTTCCATGCCCGCACGGCATGTCCGGCCCGGGCCAGATTGCGGGCCATCGCGGCCCCCATGATCCCGGTCCCCAGGACGCTCACGGTGAGTTTGCCGGTCATGTCGTCACCTTCTTGCCCTCGCTGTGCGGTGATCGCCGCTGCGCGGTGCGGTCGCGCGGACGCAGCATCCGACACCTGGAACTCGTCGGGACCATCGTCGCCCGGTACGGCGACCGGACACAGGACCGGAGTGCGCCGTTCCGTACGTGTCGGCCGCGGGGCCCCGGCTGTTTGCGACCATGGCGCAGGTGAAGACCGCGGCACCGAGCCCGCGTTGACTGAGACGGGAGGGCTCGGCACCGCGGCCGGCGGTGCCCGGTATGACGGGACGGACACCGCGTCCAGGGGGCGAGGTGATGTGCGGTGGGTTACTTGGTGTAGCCCGTCACCTTGCCGATCCAGGTGATGAAGTCGGCGGCGTCGATGTTCGACCCGTGGCCCTCGTCCCAGTAGTAGAGGGCGTTGACGTCGTCGCCGAGCTGCTCCAGGCTCGCGGCGAGGTTGGCGACGACCGAGAGCGAGGTGTCGCTGTCCTTGGTGCCGACGCGGATCCACCAGTGCTTCGAGCGGCCCGGGTTGTGCTGCCTGATGAACGGCATCGGGTTCATCAGGTGCAGTTTCTCGGGCAGGTCGCTGTCGAGGCGGGCGCTGCTGCCGCTCTCGTGCCGCAGGCTGTACAGCGTGAAGTGGCGGGCCTGGGTGGTGCCGGTGCCGAACTCGTTGTTCTCGCCCGCGGAGAGGTCGAAGGCGTCGAAGGCGGGCGTGTCCTTCTTCCGCGCCCCGACATGGGTGAGGAAGTCGGCCCAGGTGAAGGTCGCCCTGCCGCCCGACCAGGTGATGAACGTGTTGCTCGCCAGGTACGTCGAACGGTCGGCGTCCGAGAGGGACTTGAGGTAGGTCGTCGCCGATGGCTGGAGGTGGGTCTCCAGCAGGTAGTCGTCGAGGTTGCGCGCGGTGAGGGCGCCGAAGCCCTTGGCCCGGATCTTGAGGGAGGCCTGGTAGTCGGCGAACGCCGTGCTCAGGTCCTTGGAGACGGTCCGGTCGACGAGGGAGCCGGAGCTCAGCTTGTTGCCGCCCCAGTTCCACTCGTACGCCATGTCGGCGTGCTCCAGGTCGGTGATGGGGCACCAGTCGCCGCTGGCGAAGATCGAGTCGCTCGCGTCGGCCGCGCCGAGCTCCTTGAGGTACTTGTCGTAGAGCGGGCTGTCGCCGGACGCGCCGAGCAGGGCGGACAGCGCGCCGCCGGCGCTGGTGCCCGAGGAGACGATGCGGTCGGTGTTGCCGGGGATGCGGCCCTTGTTGAAGCGCACGTAGCGTACGGCGGCCTTCAGGTCCACGATGGCGGCCGGGGCGGTGCCGTAGTAGGTGCCGTCCGCGTCGGTGAGGGTGCGGCCGCGTGCGCCCGGCTCCACGACTACGTATCCCGCCGCGAGGGCGAGCTTGGCGTTGCTGACCATCCCGCCCTGGGCGTTCACCTGAGCGTTGCCGCCGGACGCGACCTCGCCCGTGCCGGTGGATGCCGGGGCACTGGCGGACGCGGCGGCGGATGCGGTGGACGAGGCACTGGCGGAGGCGCTGGTCGAGGCGCTGGGTGCGCCGCCGCCCGCGCCGCCGGGGATGCCGGTCATCCCGGCGGCGCCCACGCCGGTGGCGTCCGCGACGGACGAGGGCATGTAGCCGCCCACCGAGTTGGCGAAGAGGATCGGGGCGTGGGTCGCGTCGACGGTCTTCCCGTCGATCTCGACCGGAACGCTGACGATCAGGCTCTGGTACTTCTCGTCCACCGGGTCGGTGACGTAGGTGGTGGCCTTGTAGAAGTGGTACTTCACCGTCTTGTCGCCGGCGTCCGTGGTGATGGTCGTGGTCAGTTCCGTGTAGGCGTCCTTGTCGAACACCAGGGCGTCCGCGGACGTCGATCCGCTCTCGCCCGAGGCCTGGGCGTTCACGGCGATGCCGCCGATGGCCGCGACGCCCGCCGTCGCGCCGATCCCCATGACGACGGTCCTGCGCTTCACTGCCCTGTGCTTCACGGTTGCCTCTCCCCTGCGCGACTCCGGACCGGCGCGCTTCGCCTGGCCCTCTGATCTTGCACTTGCGAACGTAGGCGGCCCCCTTCTCGATTGTCAACAATTCTGTTGACTCCACAGGACTCCCATAGCCACTCACAGGACACCCCCAACAGGGCCCGCATTGCGGCCACTTGCGGAGTAGGCATTTCACTCACGGGACAGCCCGCCCTCAGGGCCCGCCGCTGTGTTAGTTTCAACCCGTTCCATCAACAGGTTTCCTGATGATGGAACTCGACAATCAACTCGGCAGTCATTCGGCAATCAAGCGGACTCGACCGAACGGAGCCACATGTCCCTCCTGGCCCGGCCCACGGTGGCCTCCTTCGCCGCCAAGGCGATGCAGCGTCTCGCCTTGCTCGCGGACCGACGCCCGGGTGGTCGCGGGTCCGCGGCGTCGTCGCACGCCCGCTTTCCCGAATTCCCCCGCGCTGTCAGCGAGTTGACGATCCCGACCTCAGTCGCCCCGGCCCGGGTCACGGTGTACCGGCCGGAGACGCAAGGACCGCCGCCACCCGTGCACGTGAACTTCCACGGTGGCGGGTACGTCATGCCGCTGACCGAGATCGACGACCCGTTCTGCCGTTTCCTCGCCTCGGAGGCGGGCGTCGTCGTGATCAACGTGGACTACGCCGTCGCCCCGCAGCACCGGTTCCCCGCACCGCCCCGGCAGGCGTACGAGGTCGTCCGATGGGTCGCCGCGCACGGCAAGGAGAACGACTGGGACGGCAGCCGGCTCTCCGTGGGCGGCCAGAGCGCCGGAGGCGGCCTCGCCGCGGCCGTGGCCCGCCAGGCCCTGGAGGAGGGTGGCCCTTCGATCGCGCTCCAGATCCTCCACTATCCCCCGCTCGATCTCGCGACGAGCGCCAAGGACAAGCATGCCGCCATCGCCAAGCCGCTGCTCCGCCCGTGGATGGCCGAGGTCTTCGACTCGTCGTACGTGCCGGACCCCCGGAAGCGGGCCGACCGGCTCGTGTCGCCCGCGCACCCGTCGGACACCGCGGACCTGACGGGCATCGCCCCGGCCCTGGTGGTCACGGCGGAGTACGACCTTCTCAAGGCGGAGGGAGTCCGCTACGCCGAGCGTCTTCGGCAGGCGGGAGCGCTGGTCGAGCACTACGACGTACCGGAGGCGGACCACGGGTACGACGGCAACGACGACGAAAAGGCCCGCCATGTCTATGCCCTGATTGCCCGTCAGGTGCGGCGCGCCGTCAACGCCGGGGCGCCCGACGCCACTTGAGGGAGCCGGGCGCTGCCGTCACTCAGGTCCTGCCAGGACCAGGTCCCTCAATGCCGG
Above is a genomic segment from Streptomyces sp. R21 containing:
- a CDS encoding GntR family transcriptional regulator: MPKEARPGTGEQAKQHALAQLRQAILRGDMAPAQRLVENELAEQFGVTRASVRAALIELESEGLVERIRNRGSRVRVVTVEEAVAITECRMALEGLCSAKAAVSASDEQLTELADLGAAMSKAVADGEPMTYSDLNHELHARIREFSGQAVAVELLERLNAQLVRHRFQLALRPGRPQQSLSEHLAMIEAITARDPQAAEAAVRAHLGSVIEALRD
- a CDS encoding PIG-L deacetylase family protein, whose translation is MTHGNAPANPRSTLVVTAHAGDFVWRAGGAIALAASRGEKVTIACLTFGERGESAKAWREGKSLEEIKAIRRDEAERAAATLGAEVRFFDAGDYPLVATAELTGQLVAVYRETQPDVVLTHPAEDPYNGDHPAANRMALQARVLAQAIGYPGEGEIIGAPPVFFFEPHQPEMSGFKPEVLLDITEVWDTKRKAMECLGAQQHLWDYYTDLAVRRGVQLKRNAGPNLGLAHKTMAEAYMRPYPQIAKELA
- a CDS encoding 4-oxalomesaconate tautomerase, whose amino-acid sequence is MTRGPEQLRCMLLRGGTSKGAYFLAGDLPADPAARDDLLLRVMGSPDERQIDGLGGAHPLTSKVAVVSPSADPRADVDYLFLQVAVDRPEVSYRQNCGNILAGVGPFAVERGIVAAGEGLTSVRIRMVNTGDLATATFPTPGGRVDYTGDAEISGVPGTAAPVVIEFPAGTSALLPTGNVRDELDGVPVTCVDNGMPTVLIAATSLKVTGYETPKDLEEDLALADRLREIRLRAGHLMGLGDVSDTTVPKLTLLAPPRNGGAVTTRTFIPVRCHTSIGVLGAASVAAGLRIEGGVGAGLASPSAQSDRIRIEHPTGFIDIESSLGATPEGLPVARRTAVVRTARKIFDGTVFPRSAETAPIPAQRPGGHR
- a CDS encoding 4-carboxy-4-hydroxy-2-oxoadipate aldolase/oxaloacetate decarboxylase codes for the protein MSGIVVTNPPKADAHDVEALAAFGVATVSEAMGRTGLLGPEIRPIQQGVRVAGTAVTVLSWPGDNLMIHAAVEQCGEGDILVVTTTSPSIDGMFGELFATALQRRGVRGVVTNAGVRDTQELRDMGFAAWSRAVSSQGTVKATGGSVNVPIAIDGQAIRPGDVILADDDGVVVVPRERARRTAEASEAREAKEAKSRAAFLQGELGLDRYGLRDTLGRLGVEYRTYEEYTREGAGS
- a CDS encoding alpha/beta hydrolase → MSLLARPTVASFAAKAMQRLALLADRRPGGRGSAASSHARFPEFPRAVSELTIPTSVAPARVTVYRPETQGPPPPVHVNFHGGGYVMPLTEIDDPFCRFLASEAGVVVINVDYAVAPQHRFPAPPRQAYEVVRWVAAHGKENDWDGSRLSVGGQSAGGGLAAAVARQALEEGGPSIALQILHYPPLDLATSAKDKHAAIAKPLLRPWMAEVFDSSYVPDPRKRADRLVSPAHPSDTADLTGIAPALVVTAEYDLLKAEGVRYAERLRQAGALVEHYDVPEADHGYDGNDDEKARHVYALIARQVRRAVNAGAPDAT
- a CDS encoding subtype B tannase — encoded protein: MGIGATAGVAAIGGIAVNAQASGESGSTSADALVFDKDAYTELTTTITTDAGDKTVKYHFYKATTYVTDPVDEKYQSLIVSVPVEIDGKTVDATHAPILFANSVGGYMPSSVADATGVGAAGMTGIPGGAGGGAPSASTSASASASSTASAAASASAPASTGTGEVASGGNAQVNAQGGMVSNAKLALAAGYVVVEPGARGRTLTDADGTYYGTAPAAIVDLKAAVRYVRFNKGRIPGNTDRIVSSGTSAGGALSALLGASGDSPLYDKYLKELGAADASDSIFASGDWCPITDLEHADMAYEWNWGGNKLSSGSLVDRTVSKDLSTAFADYQASLKIRAKGFGALTARNLDDYLLETHLQPSATTYLKSLSDADRSTYLASNTFITWSGGRATFTWADFLTHVGARKKDTPAFDAFDLSAGENNEFGTGTTQARHFTLYSLRHESGSSARLDSDLPEKLHLMNPMPFIRQHNPGRSKHWWIRVGTKDSDTSLSVVANLAASLEQLGDDVNALYYWDEGHGSNIDAADFITWIGKVTGYTK